The Pseudodesulfovibrio cashew genomic sequence AGCCCTCGGCACTCTATGCCGTTGCCAAATCGCGCGGCATGGACCTGGTGACCATCACCGACCACAACACGGTCCGGGGAGCCCTGGAGATCGCCCACCTGCCGGGCACCTTCATCAGCGAGGAGATCACCACCTATTTCCCGGAGGACCGCTGCAAGCTCCACGTCCTGGCCTACGACATCACCGAGGCCCAGCATGAGGACATCCAGCGCCACAGGGAAAACGTCTTCGACCTGGTGCCATACCTGCGCGAACAGGGCATCGTCCACGTCCTGGCCCACCCCCTGTTCGCGGTCAACGACCGGCTGACCCCGGCCCACTTCGAGCAGGCCCTGCTGCTTTTCGACGTGTTCGAGGAGAACGGCACCCGCGACGCCCGCCAGAACCAGGTGCTCCGGGACATCCTGACCCGGCTCACGCCACTGGACATGGAACGCCTGGCCAACACCTACGGACTGGAGCCCCACGGCGAACGCCCCTGGGAAAAGGGCATCATGGGCGGCTCTGACGACCACAGCTCCCTGAACATCGCCCGCATGCACACCGTCTTTCCCGGCGCGCCCACCGTGAACAACGTGCTCGAATCCATCCGGCGGCACACCACCCGGCCCGGCGGCACCGCGGCCACGCCCCGCACCATGGCCCACAACCTCTACGGCATCGCCTACCAGTTCTACCGCTCGCGCATGGGCGACATCGGGCATGCCGCCAGCGAACACATCTGCCTGCGCTTCGCCAAGGGCGCGCTGGAACCCGGCGGGAGCAAGGACGAGAACCGCACCCTGATGGACCGCTTCCTCAGCCTGCTTGGGCGCGGCAAGTCCACCCTGCACCGCCAGTACGGTCCCTCCGACTCGGTTCAGCATATGCTCCTCAAGGAAGCAGGCAACATCATCGTCAAGGACCCGGAACTGATGAAGATCGCCCGGGGCCAGGAGACCGACGTGCTCAAGCTGGAGCGCGAGTGGTCCCGCTTCGTGGCCATGGCCGCCAACAGCGTGCTCTCCCAGTTCGCGGACCGGACCCTCAACTCCCTACTCGGGGCCAACCTGTTCGACGTCTTTCACTCCATCGGCTCGGCCGGGTCGCTCTACGCCCTGCTGGTCCCCTATTTCGTGGGCTACGACCTCTTCTCCAGCGAGCGCAAGTTCTCCCAGACCTGCCTCTCCCGTTTCCGCAGGAAGCGGGAAAACCGGGAGGCGCGCGGGCTCAAGATCGCCCACTTCACCGACACCTTCGACGAGATCAACGGCGTGGCCCGGACCATCCGCCAGCAGTTAAAGATGGTCGCCCGTCACGGCAAGGACATGACCGTCATCACCTGCGGGGCCAAGGCCGACGTGCCCGGCTCGGTGAGCTTCGCCCCGGTGGGGCGGTTCACCATCCCGGAGTACCCGGAAATAGCCCTGGCCTACCCCCCGTTCCTGGAGATGCTCACCCACTGCTTTGAGCAGGAGTACGACTGCATTCTGGCCGCCACGCCCGGGCCCGTCGGCCTGGCCGCCCTGGCCATCTCACGGATTCTCAAGCTCCCCTTCCACGGCACCTACCACACGGCCTTCCCCGAGTACGTGGGCGCGTTCACCGAGGACGCGACCCTGGAGGACGGCTGCTGGCGCTACATGAGCTGGTTCTACGACCAGATGCAGGTCATCTACGCGCCCAGCGAGTCCACCAAATTCGAGCTGGCGGACAAGGGCATCGACCCGGAAAAGATCGTCACCTATCCGCGCGGGGTGGACACCGTCCGCTTCCACCCGGACAAGCGCAACGGCTTCTATCACAAATACTCCATCCAATCGC encodes the following:
- a CDS encoding glycosyltransferase; amino-acid sequence: MAESRFKVDMHVHSRFSTRPSQWILQKIGCPESFTEPSALYAVAKSRGMDLVTITDHNTVRGALEIAHLPGTFISEEITTYFPEDRCKLHVLAYDITEAQHEDIQRHRENVFDLVPYLREQGIVHVLAHPLFAVNDRLTPAHFEQALLLFDVFEENGTRDARQNQVLRDILTRLTPLDMERLANTYGLEPHGERPWEKGIMGGSDDHSSLNIARMHTVFPGAPTVNNVLESIRRHTTRPGGTAATPRTMAHNLYGIAYQFYRSRMGDIGHAASEHICLRFAKGALEPGGSKDENRTLMDRFLSLLGRGKSTLHRQYGPSDSVQHMLLKEAGNIIVKDPELMKIARGQETDVLKLEREWSRFVAMAANSVLSQFADRTLNSLLGANLFDVFHSIGSAGSLYALLVPYFVGYDLFSSERKFSQTCLSRFRRKRENREARGLKIAHFTDTFDEINGVARTIRQQLKMVARHGKDMTVITCGAKADVPGSVSFAPVGRFTIPEYPEIALAYPPFLEMLTHCFEQEYDCILAATPGPVGLAALAISRILKLPFHGTYHTAFPEYVGAFTEDATLEDGCWRYMSWFYDQMQVIYAPSESTKFELADKGIDPEKIVTYPRGVDTVRFHPDKRNGFYHKYSIQSRTKLLYVGRVSVEKGLDVLTEAFVKAAKMRDALQLVVVGDGPYLKEMQRRLKGLPATFTGVLKGESLAQAYASADLFVFPSATDTFGNVVLEAQASGLPVIVTDKGGPCENVLPNETGLIFPAGDADALVRAMVHLLDTPERIEYMGKRARKHVENRTFDATFLRTWEIFGSHVAA